The genomic interval ttttataggcATTAGTAATTGTTGTGGTATTTGTGtattaaataatgataaatgTATGTATAatgagattataattttatttagcaatgttcttattttagttatttagtatgtgaataattatcttgatatattaACATGACCGACCATGGACATGTGCAGACCAACTGCACCAAGCCTAAACTTTTTTTATGAGAATTATAAGAGTTTCAAacaatattactaaaaaataaaaattaacacgtactataagtttcaaaaattaaaaggtCCGTAATTTTTTGGACACTCAGAAAcatattttatgaataaaaaaaaagtgcttagattttttgaaaaaataataaataaataaataaataaataaatttttaatgttattaatattatttataagtttttttatttttgtagaacCACAAATTTTGAGACGTCTctgtatattatatatatttgttatgagTTAGTGATTGGTATTAAGTATTGATATTagattgtttatttttatcatcttAATTATTTGAATAGTAATAGTATTGTAgagataatattttagttttgaatgactaaaataaaataagtgtgtaattaattaagttttgtgttaaaaagaaataatgtaAAAAAGTAAATTGAGTTTAATGAGTTAGGCCCATTTGTGGTCGAGTGAAgggaattaattaattaataacctAATACGAAAAGAAAGAGGCAGCCTACGTTGCAGGAAAAGAAATAACCGCCAGAGAGACAGAGCTGAGAGCTTGCGTACAAGGGTGGAGAAAATCAATTCTAAGTGATTTATAATTgttcagaattttttttctttctatctaaattttaatatttttgtgttttatttagttagttattttaacgtactttttttagaattttagtcatcatattttttctctaaaatacctcttctctatttataaaattctttattttttattgtatttctgATTTGAGTTAAACCAGCATTAAAATGATTATGTAAACGATGATTATATTTTCcacaatttatttttctgatttaaggtAAGTTTATTTtaactcaatttcaaaattgaCACTTTTAAAGtgtgttcatattttattttattgagttagatcaattggaagatgaagaaTTAAAGGAATAAATACTTTTTACTTATGGACTCATATTAGAGTGTTTAAGCATCAAAATAAGTTGAGTGAAGTAGATAGTTGACAACGACCGTCTTTAATCTTAAACTCAAATGAAGGTAAGGAGTCAAGGTTTAAATCTTAAACTTGATTCATAAATCACAAGGTTTAAATCTTAAACTTGATTCATAAATCACAAGTATTATTTGTAAAACATGCATACTTAATCACTGTGTCAATAAACATCCTACACAAAGCAAAGTatgaataaaaatcaaataaattaaaaaaaacaccaaaatttTAGCTTAGCTAAACTAAATCTACTCAGCCATTTTACCAAACCAAATTAGAAAACTTCAGTATGTCAATTTCGCTCAGCCAGAAATAACTTGCTAAGCTAGTTTAAGtcagaaattaaatattttcaatttttatcaatttcacTTGGCGAATTTTTGTTCGGCTTAGTGAATTTAAGTTTGCAGCCACAATTTTGGTCATAGGGTTGTTTTCGCTTAGCCAGTTCATTTTGGTTTAACGAATTTCCCTCAGTTTTCACAATCCAACCCTCAAACAATTACTAATCAAAAGCATAACTCACAACCATCAAGTATGAGACAATATTTCATACATGCATTCATCAATAAACACATTCAATTCCAACAATCAAGAAATTAACAAGACGTCAAACAATTCAACAACACAAATCATTCTCATATGATGCATGCAAAAAAGGTTCCTCGTATTCATGATTGTTCAGAAAACcccatttataatatttaatcacTACCTCTAACCTAAATAACCCCAACATTCATGCATGCAAAGAGATTTTTTAAGAGAAATCAACTCGTTGCTAGGCTCCTTGGGCAGATTTATCACTAATTTTTCTTGCTAACTCCTAGcttgtttgtttttctttcccttttcttcAAGTTGTAAATGAGGGGAGGGTTTTTGCTACTTGTGCatgcaaaattttaaatttataaaatgaggTGAAATTGGGGTGAGGTGAAAGATATTAGATGAGAAGATGGGGTTAGATTTCCAAAAAATCTGTAGAGTTATTGTTGAGGTTAGGATAAAGAAATTTAGTAAGAGTAAGGGGGAATTTTGTTTAAGAGATAGTTAGAGTGCTTTAATTACTGTCATATTCTTTGTTGAAGAAGAATCCTTCATGGACTTTAAACAAATTGggcttaaaatttaaattagggTAGAGTCGTAAATGGAATGAGTTCAAACaagtatttaattaatcaattgttCTGTAATTACTCGCAGGATCATGGATCATTAAAAGTTATTACTCACGGATTGAAACTGAAGAAGTTTGCCGAAGTTCCTATGCCAGATCCTGTAGAGCATTGGATTCAAGAATCTGGGCTGATGCATCTATCTTTAGGCTACCTCATTATGGCTGATGCTGGTCTGATATCCgcatttgttgaaagatggcacaAAGAGACCAGCTCATTTCATCTGCCATTTAGAGAGATGACTATCACTTTAGACGACATCGCGACTCTCCTTCACATCTCACcacatggtaaattttttgatgcacctttgaatatgaacactaataatgctgcaagagttgcacatgagtacttaggtgcaacatGGGAGGAAGCATGTGCTGAGATTAGTTATAACAAATGTGCCCAATATAGATTGCAATGGTTGCATGATTTATATAgtcgtctcattcaaactaaccagtttgagtgtgcggctagaACGTATTTGTTGCATCTAGTTGGCTGCACTATTTTCGCCGATAAAACACATACGCGTGTTGAGGCGAAATAGATTActctttttattgatttacatcGTTGGCGGGACTACTCGTGGGCTTCTGCGGCATTGGTTTTCTTTTATGACAATCTGGGAGATGGAGCTGTCCACGACACTCGACAGGTGGGAGGTTACATGACCCTACTACaggtatatcatttatattaagttgtgtcatttatttatttaattattaatttaattattacgtTGTGTTATTTTATGATGTTAATTATGTTGCAGTGTTGGATTTACGAGCACTTCTCTAGGATCTGTAAGCGGGGTGATAGAGGAGCGGTTCCTGCAcatcttccaagagcatgtaggtggaCTGCAAAACATGCTGTTGAAGGTGAATTGATGGCATATCATCGGAGACTTGATGCGTTGTTGCTCGAGGATGTAGTGTTTAcaccatatgatgatgatcgagCTAATCATCCGTTTGTATCGATTTCGATGTTTTCTGGATATCTTCGATGTGGTGGAGTCTCAGTCTCATATTTGTTAGAGCGATGTCTTCGACAATTTGGTCGTATTCAGTGCATTCCGTGTGACGTTCCTCCGATGTCGAACAGTATAGATTGGGCCCAATAGAGTACTATGAGATCAGCTGTAGAGACCTTTCAGAGACTTTTCCTCCGACTTTTCCTGGAGATGTCACTGCAGACTACTATGCATGGTACATTAGTGTTTCACATCCTCTGATTCTCCCTCCATCTACTGTTGCACTTTCGAGTCCACATACTACTGTTGTTGCACATATTGGTCCATCATCTTCTACACATGCTGGTAGAGACCGTAGAGCAGTTGAGCTTGCACATAGAGCCTTAGATATGGTAACACCATTTAGTGAGATTCATGACATATTAAGTGAATTATGCCGCTTGTATGACGATTAGTTATTGTGTTATTGTGTTATGAATGCCCGAATATTTAAtcgataattttatattgagatATTTTGAGATTATCAAATGTGTTATGTATACCCGAATATTTAATCGATAATGAAATGTAAATGATAATGTAAATGATAAAACGtgttcatttaatgaaatacaagatatattctaatcttcatttaatgaaatacaagatgatttgCTGAATGATGGATCAATGTGTTCCCAATTCTTCATACGTGTtgcacaagctatttcccatGTCTTTGCACATTCACTACAAtagtctttccatttttgtgaggtaggtggcaaaggataattagacttcaatttgatctgaacaataaaatattaaacattaatttaataaataatgctaatatcataaaaaaattaacttaataaACACTAATAAATTTTACCTGTATCCAATGATTTTCATTGACGAATCCAATTGCTACTAAACATTCTTTTGACGGTGCTTTGTTTAGCGGAAAGAATGTCATATTCAGATTACGAGACAACgacaccaatatgacattatattgtgttgctatcacgtaacccaagtctggtaaacacatccacttatcttgtccttgagcacccaatcctgatattttcaatgagttTCGCACTGATTCAACACTGTCATCGAACACATTGGCATGAAGATCTTAATGTAGACgaatctctttatccaattgtgtTCGAACTAAATGCCAAGATTCTTCAGACCAACCTAACAATGCTGCAATTGCGCGAAActcacaatttccatcagccaCAACATCTATTATCTCCTCAATATACGGATGTATAAGAGTAAGAAAATGTGTGTAAAATGATTGTTTTGTAGAATACCGTGATGAATGAGATGGTTGCCTTGCAGAATGTTGAGATGATTgctttgcagattcttgagaggcatcaacatactcccaatatgaaggatcacgaggagtatcaaattcttttttctttttacttgcTCCCTTGGTTCTCACCTTCTCTggtggtgcaagtattgatgttgtatgtggaaatacaacttcacaCACCTTAGCCCtgaatatcctttgacttacaatatcgtgtttcttcatgtacgctttcattgcttcTAACTCTTCCAAAaagtcataatctgataaagattcttcatcctctaattCATTCTTAAGGCTTAACTTTCTCCAAAAAAcatgaatgctatctaaagggataacattacCTGATATCCGCAACTTtgccaactcacaagcacatggtaatccatgagttgttctgATTGAGCAACCACATATTGTTTTGTCAGTACCTACAATCTTCACTCTCTGCAactgtttgtcaatttttttaaaacatttcctTGATACACAATGATGCAGACTTTGAAAGAATGATGAATTATACCCGTGCTCAAcatccttgatggttttctgaaaagaagattgaatgatacatatttggttcttcaacatcatattcacagCATCCCaaattttacacaaatcaccaaaactagtttgcatcatgtttttcaatctccaatgagcagactcaactctacaaataaattaaataatacaaattaaaataaatcacataaactagtaaaccatattttctaaaacaaaacaaatcaaatttaaaaatacctgttagatgttgtgttccccaaatgcatcactctattggtccaaagATTGACAAACCTTTCTCTGTAAGGTCTTAACCAcgaatctttcacataatcaacaaaaagaataatatcggtACACACTAGCTCAAAATGTTGCAGGTGATGATCATACTCCCCTACACTAGtcgaatatacaattttttttccataaatccattacttcttcttgtctatcctttttcacatattgtttgcatcttgctccaacatttttttttttaatatgaaaatgacatagcaaatgtattgaagtaggaaacacaacactaatcggattcatcatggcaagatctctatcagtcacaataactttagaaattaaagtctcagatttgaacaactttcgtaccttttcaaatgcccagatgaagttatcttgtcgctcttgttCCAAATAAACAAACCCAAccgaaaatgtcaaactagtagatgtgaCACCGACAATTNNNNNNNNNNNNNNNNNNNNNNNNNNNNNNNNNNNNNNNNNNNNNNNNNNNNNNNNNNNNNNNNNNNNNNNNNNNNNNNNNNNNNNNNNNNNNNNNNNNNNNNNNNNNNNNNNNNNNNNNNNNNNNNNNNNNNNNNNNNNNNNNNNNNNNNNNNNNNNNNNNNNNNNNNNNNNNNNNNNNNNNNNNNNNNNNNNNNTGTGTACGAACCTCTcaatgatgatcgataagtactccttgctttatatatttgacttggaATTGTCAGATtagctttatttctctctttcaaagcatttagaataaatctgggtgcaagcttatactttgtcatgtcattgacaaatttcctctcttcttcatttaaacgccccaaataagAATGACCAGTTACAGTATCAAGTAGATCATGATTGTGTGTTCCACAACGAAAACTAATTTTCCATCATTCATCGACACTTAACGGTATACATCTGAGAGTAAACGGACAATTTTCCTTATGAGAACAAattactgttgattttgattttgattttgatttatatcttccacctctttcgcatcccaaaatcaatttgtcttttcttccccttTTTCCGGTTGCTTTATCTGAACGAAtggtaataattaaaattccattttctcttCCAATGGTTTTTGCCCATTCAAACATAGCTTCTCGAGAAggaaatacctacaaaatatgtttcaaataataTCCGTGATggattatcaataatattaataccTGATCGGTGATGAATTTGTCTGTAGAATCTATTCTATTTCTTGAGGCAGGAacctcaactctactcatacctaatttcaaaaatagtgataaatataaataataataaatttaaaaaaaattgaaaattttgaaagtttcgaaattctcgaaactttcgaaactgtctcacttcgaaagtttcatattgATGAAAACATTCAAAAGTTCCGAAAGTTTATGTTTCCGAAGTTTCGAATTTAacgaaactttcaaaagtttcagcaaactaaagtttcgaaactttcatcttcaaccaaagtttcgaaagttttattttttttggaaaaatttcatttcgaatatttggttttttaacaaaagtttcgaaaatattaattaaaactcacctcaaattattttgaaagtttgaaactttcgaatagtAAAATTTTTTGGGATAACTTTCGAAAGTGGGGGTGTGAGAAAAAAGTGTGGTAATTTGTTTGAGGAATTTTATATAAGATAAAAAGGGTAGATtggtcaataaaaaaatttgggggGGGGNNNNNNNNNNNNNNNNNNNNNNNNNNNNNNNNNNNNNNNNNNNNNNNNNNNNNNNNNNNNNNNNNNNNNNNNNNNNNNNNNNNNNNNNNNNNNNNNNNNNNNNNNNNNNNNNNNNNNNNNNNNNNNNNNNNNNNNNNNNNNNNNNNNNNNNNNNNNNNNNNNNNNNNNNNNNNNNNNNNNNNNNNNNNNNNNNNNNNNNNNNNNNNNNNNNNNNNNNNNNNNNNNNNNNNNNNNNNNNNNNNNNNNNNNNNNNNNNNNNNNNNNNNNNNNNNNNNNNNNNNNNNNNNNNNNNNNNNNNNNNNNNNNNNNNNNNNNNNNNNNNNNNNNNNNNNNNNNNNNNNNNNNNNNNNTGCACGGTACATTCctccaaatattatatttatcaatatttgaTTCTATGTGTGGGTGGACTCGTTTTTTACCCTTGAAAACGTGAAATTTACGAGAGTTTTATGTGTTAACTtgcaatttcaaaaaaaaaagaaaaatactataTAGAAAATATCATCTTCATCTCTTTAAATAATATCAATCATGTATTCTAATAAGTCTAACATACGTAAAAATGATCGACAACAATCGAATGATTAGACTcaaacaaattttgaatttcactcAATGATGAATCGGTCAGAAGAATTTGAGTTTGAATTCTGATTACAACAATTCTTAATATCTAACATATCAAACAATTTCAAGACAATGAATGAATTCTTTTacgaaataaatataaactactCCAAAGTCTTACACACAATGACcaaaaaatttaccaaaaacTGAGATATATCTACAAAGCAAATACAACAGGTATCAAATTGTTACATTATATAGTGACCCCAACTATAAaacatatcaaatttaaaatttaaatcatctggagaacaaaagaaaataaattcaaGATTAAAATGAAAGCTACGTGGGAATTTTGATACACAATACTATCTCATCAATGTTGTAAGTATTTATAATCACGAAAAAAAAGGGGCACGGTGGTAGTAGCACAAATAAGGAATTAGTTTTTGGGGAGAACTTTTTCTCCCCCAATAATGTACTTATTAGAAAAATTGTTAATATTGTGCTTTCTTGAAGTGCATTTTCAAACAATTTTCTAAACAAATGAACTATGGAAGGACATGAACTCTCGCATTTTTTCCCAATGCTCGGATCTCATAGTAGACTGCAGGCACCAAATTTCATCCCAAGTTTTATTGTCCATGATATTCATCACCCTACTTAGTACATGGATCACACTATTCATAGACATTCGGTTTAATGGAAGCTTCTACTCGAGGGAGTTTACAAAGTTAATGTAGATGGTTCACATGATCAGGTTCTTGGTAATTCAGCCTATGGAGGTCTTATCCCTAACTCCTGAGGCAAACTCATCAAAGTTTTTTACTGCAATTTAGGGAACAAAATGTTTTTTGTGTTGAGATGCTGCATGGTATTAGATTGGCTCGCAGTATGAATTTATCCCAAgtgattttgaaattgattctCTTATGGTAGCTTCGAATATCTTGAAAATATCAACCTCAATCTCTTACCTTAAACCTCTACTTGAAGAGGCTTTAATTCTTCTCTATCTTCTAGATTGAAATGCTTAGGTTTCTCATTGCTTCCGAGAATCTAATAGTTGTGCAGATCTCTTGGCTCATTAAGGACAACATGCACCtttctttcttatttctttgaGTTCAATTAATGTTTTACTTGACATTGTTTTGAAGAATGATTGTAATAACTCTGATTTGGGCTGCCTAGTGCGCTAATTTAATGCcccttttataatttttctttacagtttttaataaattgaggggaaaaaaaaaatcaaaatttaccCTTTTTTCAAATGTGTGTTTGGATCATAATCAAAAAAGGTGTATTAGAGCCCACGTTGTCGAGATTAATGAGCCGACGAATGTATATGTCTACTTGAACACCCTTATACTTTGACCTAACTTATAGAGTGAGACCTAAGCTCATTTAATATGGTATCATAGTCAGGTTTAGGATGACAATGTGGGAATTGGACCCATGACTCACTCTAGACATGAGAGTAGGTATTGAGATTCTATTTAATCCCACATTGGCAAGGTTTTGTGGTTGTTGGATGTATATAGATGTTTGGACACCCTCATCCCTTTTAGCTAGTTCTTGTCACTAGTTAAAGAACTTTATCACTATTTCAACGATAATTTATTGGAATTTATAGAATTGAAAACAAAAGATATATTCAATTAGACCCAAAAATATAGctacaaaaataatattctgAGTGAAACTAAATTATGGATCAagcaatttaatttttaaaattaatgaaattataaaacaatGTACAATTAAATCATCAATTACATCCAATACGTTATGTCCGTCAACTTAATTCCTAAAATTGTTACACGAAGATTAATGtgataaaacaattttaataaagaAGCATTTTGAAATTTCGCTAATTGAAGGACCCATACCATTTTAGAGATTATATTGGTGACTTACTCTCATATTTTCCCACACCGAACATCAATCCAGATGTATGCATTTAAAAAAACCATCAAATTTGTGCACAACCCAAATGCACACCTCCTAAATTATGGATTTATGGGAGTTTGTTAGAAGCTAATGCGCGGTGAAATATGCGCATTTTGGCTTGCAGCAAGCCAACCCAAGCATTTGGGGTATGTTTGAGTTGGGTTGGGTTTCAGAGGGGGGGCGTTTTGGAGGGCTAAACGTATATCATGACATATTATATTTCAATGActcttttaattgattttaaaaacattttagaaatgaaaaataagcaCTCCCCTCCCTTTTCCTCAAACTCAAATCTCAAACATACCATTAGTCCAATGTGCACACCATTGTTGTCATCTCTGAGTTAGAACAGACATAGATTCCCTGCAAAGTAcatacaaattttcaaattcagcATACAATGCAGATGGGTGATGATGTAGATCCTTATGCATAAAGCGCAATAACAATTAAGAGTTACAATGATAAAGACATGCATTTGACACACAAGAAAACAATTAGTGTTTATTAAACAAGGTACAAAAGCATTCAAtagaaacaattaaattatttgtggATTTAATTGGATCAACCTTGAAGGAAAAATTCATCTATAATGCAATATAATAAAGTTTTAATTGAATCATTGTTTCATTTAAGTATGaataataaacatttttttatcctttttagGAAGCAGCATATCTAATCTACAATGGCTGCCTTTTGTACTTAAATGTAATTTTACTTGaatgtttaattgtttattaaaaaCTCTATCtttatttaaacatatttttcattaacaagtatgataatttcattaatatataaaacaaaagtaCACATGTAAGTAATCTGGCATATTGCATCAAGTTGGATTTTAAAATCAAGTCTCAGTTTAATCCAATCCATTACAAAATCTCGTTTTTTATAGTGTCCACTTGATGATTTCAAAGTAATTtgatagtttataaaaaaatgtaatttgacAGTATAAAATAACACATCACtcatttataactttttaagGATTAAACTTAACTTAATACGCACTCAATTTCTCCAACCCAACACTCCAAAAGAATTTACTAAATGGGTCTCACTAACAACTTTATATCATCTATCAAtaactaaaaatcattatatTTCAATAGTTTAATATTAAAACCGTGTGGGACCCATGGAGAGAGACAATGCTTAGTAAAGCATCTCTCCCTCATAGGtatcatattaatttttctcCCAACTAGAGTGCCAATATGGTATGTATTGCGCAAAATCCAACCATTGTGAATGGTCTTGTTACTATATTAATGAATTTTGTAATAGTAGAATGCGAAGGAGCTGTAAGAACTATGGAAAATGAAAATTCAACGAGGACaatgtttttaatgcatatgATATTCAAATACAGTTAAATTTTCCAAAATAGATCCTGTTGAAAATCCATCATTTGAAAGAATTTCATCCAAAGTCATGAATGTATCAATATATCACTTTGTTAGGAACCCAAGAATTAGAGGAAGAACACTTGCATTAAGATAAgataataagaaataataggAAAGAATACTCTCCTCCAAGGGTTTTCCCTTCACAATAGAGACTAAACTCTATTCAACAATTGATTACAATATTAAAAGACATCCCAAACCAACTACGAAGCTCCCTATTTATACACAATAATCCTAACTACCTGATAACCAACTTCTAGTAACTAATTCTCCTAATCTAAGTCCTAATAACTACACACTTACAAGTTAattgttagaatattataaaatatcttttatattatattagagtatcttgagttattttctaggatcaatttatattcatagagatatcttagaatatctcattatttattatgatttatttctGATTTAGggttgagtctatgtttctctataaatagagattaatattgagtcttttgtaatcaagtcaacATTAAGCTATTaccaataatattcaaacccttattattttctctcctccttttctctaaaatcccacaacttcaacatggtatcagagcctatttcgatcctccttgaacgatcccgcctctattccgctgccgagttcccaacagttagggaatataatcatagtttctcttttccaacatTTTGACATGTTTCACTCGTTTTCGACACGTTTCGCTCGTTTTCCGTTCACTTCGCTATTGCCGCCGCTGCTACTATTTTCGGCAAATTTTTCTGCGAACAACGTCGTCATCTTCAGATCAGGTCATGCCCGAAAGCGTGTCGCCAAAAGCCGTCACACACGCTCTCACGCGCTGCTAATCTCTCATGCGAGTAGATCTGCCGTCGCCGTCTGCTGCCGACCGTCACTGCTGGAAACGTTTTCCGACACAACCACTTCCATTGTGTGTGGAATTGCCCAATCTACACAATCCAGATTTTTTTAGGTCAAAAGTTGCTCCACGCATGCTCATGTGCCTCCAAGATTTGTTGTGTTCATCTCACCTGCCGCCACCAACAGCCTCGAGCTCAGGCGCGTCAATCAGCCTTCCGACATAATGTTTCAGTCGTTTAGAATGAGTTTTCCTTTCTGGTTTCAGAtctgttttatgtttttcttccGAGCCACATGCGTACAGTTTGGCAATTTGTCCCAAATACACTGGCCCTATATTTGTCCCAGATGTAttggccttgcctttctctccccGAAGCATGTGTCTTTCTCCTTGAAgcaaattcaagtttaaatattttgagtatctgatattattggtttgaagcttccaaatgcagtttttagaagaacggaccttgctttgttcaattgcttgccatgaatttctctcaggctgatgatcatTCCAGCTATCTGGCTAgactatatttatagcaattctctccgacttcacctgcatccctgagtttcctttccattttttttattattttgcggatcaaaacattgttttcttgtagaatattataaaatatcttataatatcttttatattatattagagtatcttgagttattttctaggatcaatttatatccatagagatatcttagaatatctcattatttattatgatttattcctgatttagggttgagtctatgtttctctataaatagagattaata from Cicer arietinum cultivar CDC Frontier isolate Library 1 chromosome 5, Cicar.CDCFrontier_v2.0, whole genome shotgun sequence carries:
- the LOC101503297 gene encoding uncharacterized protein, producing the protein MQVVAGMEMFCSDSSGIGRSFLMISKVEDHGSLKVITHGLKLKKFAEVPMPDPVEHWIQESGLMHLSLGYLIMADAGLISAFVERWHKETSSFHLPFREMTITLDDIATLLHISPHDGAVHDTRQVGGYMTLLQCWIYEHFSRICKRGDRGAVPAHLPRACRWTAKHAVEGELMAYHRRLDALLLEDVVFTPYDDDRANHPFVSISMFSGYLRCGGVSYRLGPIEYYEISCRDLSETFPPTFPGDVTADYYAWYISVSHPLILPPSTVALSSPHTTVVAHIGPSSSTHAGRDRRAVELAHRALDMVTPFSEIHDILSELCRLYDD